In the Bombus fervidus isolate BK054 chromosome 13, iyBomFerv1, whole genome shotgun sequence genome, CGAAAAACGTCATTGTGAATCTGAACTTTCTCAATCGGTAACTCTTCTGAAACTTACATACGTAAATATTGGATCTTCtacaaaattagaatattagCAGACTAATATTATAGGCATCGAATTTTATCCCATCGATGTTCAATTATGAAGGAGCTTATTAACCAAATTAAATCGCATAAATATCACTATCGTCGATTACTAAATAATTGCCAATTTTCACCACCGATATCGTCATCAGATGTACTAAATGCACAAACACATTGAAATGCCAAAGAAGAATGCGCTACGAAACGGCAAGCGCTTCGCCGCGTAATCCCGATACAATTAACTTCGTAGCAACCGAGTTCGAAACAAGTAGCAATGGCACGAAGCAGCTGCAAGCAGCAATATTCGCACGAGAACGGTCGTCCTCCTTAAGGGCATCGTCTGACAATGAGAGGAGGAAAACGGGTCGTTGAAAAAATTGGCAAAAAAGATAACGCAATTACGTTCTTCCCCTGCAGTTGACTGGAATCCTGCGTCGTCTCGCTAATCACAAGTCGACGAGTTTCGCTGTTTAGAAACGGCTACGCTTTAACGACCAGCCAGGGTCCCATTCAGTGAGCGCTCTATTCCCTTTGGCCATTTATATTCGGTCAAAGGTTTCCGTATATACCTGGATCTatgatgaaatttcaatacgGCGCGAATTGCAAACCGGGGTAGATActaaattaaagtaaattaacaGACGAGATGACTATGGAATGAAAATTAGTTTGGTAGATAAGCCTTAATCACAATTAGTTCAGCACGATATTAGCTGTGACGCGTTTATACGATTCACTATGTATAAACATGATtcatgattttataaatacagagTGATAAACGACCAAAATGGAACCGTACAAATTTTCTCACTTTACTTCTTTTACAACTTCCGCGGTTTATTCGATATCGCTCCCCTTCCAGTTAACGCGTTCACAAACATAGCTGTTATAGTTTCGCGGAAATAGAATTGAAAAGGGTGACATATTGTTGCCCATATTACCCAATATTAATAGCATCGGTTGTCGCCACGCGTGTAAAGAACGAGTTCCGGCAAAGATTTCTCAAGTAGCTTGCATCTGTTAGAAAACTTGGAGAGCAAACCGCCGGTAATTTATGGGGGATACAAACGGTTCGATCTCTTGCTGGCTTCGCAATATATCACGTAGAACGCACTCGGTGTCGGATGTAGCAGATTTCACCACTGTTGCAAAATGTTGGTTATAGCGTTTGTTGTTTGTCGTCCGGTGCACGTCTAAAGTTTTTATAAtggtttctctctctctctggcGATTCTCACGCTTCTTAAACTTTTGTTGacactttttaaaattcaaacatttttagTGGACGCACTATCATTTATCTAGATTTGTATATCTTCTCTCTATGACACGTACGCATCTTTTAACACGATCCTATCATCCAGGTAAAACCTCTTATTATCAATCGATCCTCGTAACGTTAAATCGTGGCAAAAGAATGTGACTTACAGATAAAAATGTCGGGCATATTTTAAAGCGAAGAACACTCCGCCAAAGGAatctctatttaaaaaattacccGGTCTAGATTTAAAGAGCGAACTTTCACAACTTTCGCGGCAAGATTTATGAAACTTCGAGACTTCTTCCAAAACGCTTTGGTACGTGTAGACGCTCGGTTACGAAATTGCTCATGCGTTAGAATTTAGCTAGCTGGCTAGTTCCGTGGTGAGATAATATTCGAAATCAGTTTTGAACCGTCCCTGCAGCCAAGATTCTTTCTAGTTTATAACTTCTtggattataatttatttccatttattaATACGCGTCAAATAAGTATGAATCGTCGGTTTCCTCTGTCGCTGGCGACAACCGATTTTTCCAACATTCTTAAATTATTCCTGGACGATTAATTATATCTAAAGTATGCGAgccatttttataatttcaaagaaacttGCTTTTGTCGAGTAAACGTAGTAAATTAACTCGCccttaatgaaatttctatcCGAATTGCGATTAAATTAAGAACTAGAAGTTCGATATGAGCAGTAGGATGGAAACTATGATGGAATATTCGAAGTATCAGATCGATGATAGAGACATCGTATGTTACAGATATCGATGTTACgcttaatgaaatattttctagttTATGAATGAAATATCGTACACTAAGGAAATTTCGTAAGGAAGTTTCTCACCGATACatcgaaatcataaaaaattttcatgaGCTTAAATTTCATCTTGAGTCGCGTGATGAAATCTAAATCGAAGCtaatattttctcataaattgagaaaagaaataattacgttatatcggcGAGGGTTTATTTACACTAAGTCCTTCATTGCAATCCAACATTTATGGCGATCAAGCCATCCGTCTTACCGAGATATATCCTCGAGGGCAGATCTGGCCTTCCTGCGGATAAATCATCCCGGAGGCATCGGGACAGATGTCTCGTCACGTCGTGTCGACCTACCCATCGCAACCCACACGAGGAAGAAAAGCAATCGGTTACACTACCAGAGAATCGGGTTTATTGTATCAGAAGTTAATGTGCAATAACAATGATATTATTATCAGGGTAGCCTAATAAAACCGTGGAATAGAATTTCTTCCAGTCTTTTACGGTCTAAgatatttatctttcttcttttttttttttgttcacaATTCGGAAATATTTGAACTCTAGACGTGAGAATTGGTTTTCGAATTATGGCAAATAAGCGGCGCGATAATTTAAGTAATCTGATGATTAACGTGACAAAATGTACGAAGGAGGCGTAGATACGGGAGAtggcaaaaaataaaactttcgaagagttaagtaaataaaagtttatgaaacaataaaaaagaaaactaagATAAAGCGTGTAGAAGCCTTTAAACGTGTTAAGCGCAGCAACCTACCTACCACGACACCTAATTTAATATCCAGCTTCTCGAGTCGGATTCGTATCAGGCAGTCAAGGCTCGAGCGAACTTTTCCGCGATATTTTCCCGTTAACCTTGCCTATTCTGGTCGGTCCAATAGTCAATTAACAAAATGTTCACCCGAATCTCGCGGGCCTCGCCTCTCAAATGAACCCttaattgtatatttgtacGTGCAATCAGTGTGTAGTTCAACTGATCGTAGCAGCTAAACGACACTCTGCCAGGCTGTAATCGCCGTTTCGGCAAATTGAAGGAAACTTTAGCCATCCTGGTTATAGCCACCTTCGCAGGTGGACTCGAATTTCCATTCGAAACAGGCGGAAAAAAAACTGGTCTTGACTTTCATGGCGTGTACTACCGTGGAATTGATCTCGTTGTAAATTCGTAAAACGGATAACATTACATGAAGGTAGTATCGTTAAAGTcagttttattacaaaaatggAATATTAGTACTTTAATCTACCGATAAGGAAACAAGATTCGGTGAATTTAACGGTATCGTCAATGATATCAACTTCATTgggaataaaagaattattttaaattattataatccattttagttaaattttaattagatcCAGACTTGTTATCGATACCGTAACGTAAACTTACTCTAATCGGAAATAGTAGAAGCAGGTAGAATGAGGTCATTCCTTGTTTCGTTGCAGTAAAGGATGATCTGATACGACATAGATATTTCTGCTCTGCAATCCTTTGTGATCTGATAGTTCTGTAATTACAGTTGTCGATAAAATCCACTATACGCTGTAAACTTATTATCCCTGATTTTCAAATGATTAAGATTCCAatactaattattaatatcaaatttctaaTTGCTTCGTCGCGTATGCAAATGTTAAAGTCGAAGTATACGTTTAATCTAAAACGAGACCAATTCGATCCTTAAATTAACGTAGATCctgtattttcttttgatataatatacgtTCGTAAAAGTCATGCACATACGTGCGTTAATAAAGGGATGCAAGAGGTAACGGTAATGTCCTCTTCTTAATTTGGATTTCTAGAGAATATTTGTTACTCGGACCAAGGTATACAGAGctccaaatattttatacttaccATCGATGTTCCGCTTTCCAACATTACTCTTGCATTATTTATTCGCGATCTTCACGGAGGAACCAAAAACCTGTTCAAGCTGGGAACATGCTTTATCACTTTAAATACTTCGTCGATGTTGATATATGGCATAAAACCAATCTCTTCCGAAAGGGTTAACAATTTCACTATCGTTTCAGATTAACGCTTAATTTTTGAAACTCAGGCGCAGAAGCTCGATCAAATTACGTTGCTTACTCGAGAGTACATTTCGCACAATTCGTTGCATAAACCTCCTTCGGCTATCGTAACACTTTGCATTTCACAGCTACATTCGATCCAGTCCAGAAAATCAGAATGAAATTCATACGTAGTTATGAACGAGACAACTGTTTAGTCTTCTACGTAGAACGCGTGAAAACTTCGACGGGTATAGTTAGCGAATCGTGTCAATTTTGAACGAGCAACGTTGTATCGGCTCATGCTGATCCTCGGTAGTTGTAGAGAACGTCTGAACATTAGCGTCACACGtcgctctctctttcccttctcTCACTTAAATTCTATGGATTCTATCGTCCCGAGTTAATTGAACGACACTGTGTGTATCGTTTAACTAAACCAGATACAACGGAACAATTGTTAGAACGTATACAAGAAATGATCGCTTGAAATTTTCCGCAGTCTCCTCGGGAAAACTCAACAGATACAAGTTTTGGAATGGATATAATTAAAACGGAGGAATAGCCGCATcttattttaacaatatatttataatttgaatttgatgatttattaaatttatatttattcaattgtatgattaaattatttcgttatataatatcgaataattagGCCAAGATAATTAAGCAAGTTGACGTTCGTCAAATATTGTAGATATCTCAAagttttaatacaaataaaaacaataaaagaaataagaattttaataaaattttagaatgtCATCCTTTCGAAATTTACAAAAGATCTTATCTTGTCTGAATCCTCAAAGTACAGCGGATTGGAAACATCATGGCAAAGAAAATACGTTTGGAAGGTATTTTAGTATATCGTCGAACATACAAATCGCTGGTCGCATAGAAACCGCGCCATTTAAAAGTTATCCGATTATGTACTCAGAGTCTTACTTTTTGTAAGTATTTAACAATGATCATCGACAAGTAGGAATAATCGCCATAAAACGGAAGAAGTTGCTCGCTAAGAAGAACCTTCGCATTCTCGTCGCACCGTCATGTCATTAATAggatttttaaaataagaagACGGAGAACAGAAGAAGCATTTTTAAAAACCGTAGAAAATATAGGGTTTCGTATAAGAATACTTCTTCTACTTGTTCTCAATCTTTCTGCAATTGTTAGCTGGGGAAAAGATAAAAACCTATTAAGCATTATATTAATCTTTCCGCACAAAGGGAtgactaatattaaaattataaatccacttaacaaagaaagatataaattatgagtttcccttcttctttctgacaaatatgttttttatattttcattcaatattGTGATTGAATTCCAGACTGTTCTGGAATATGATACACTCGGGTATCGATATTCTCGTTTCCCCACGTTATGTTTTTCGAGTCATCGATAAAACAGCAGTATCCgaagtttaatttttcaaaattatttccatttaaCAGCATTCAGCaattacgcgcagaacacctattacaagaataatattttaataaaaatttatttcaaaccttttatatttcaatatctaCAAGCAACAATTTACTAATACcttttgcaattattttcacaATTAGTTCTcggaaaaattgattttcttttaaaaaaataattcgaacaTTAAACGAGTAAAGCAAACGAAATTGTGGAAAGAGAGTAAATATTTCACCTACTCGATATGTCTGTTACAAAAGAGATTTAGCATAGCGACGCATAGTATAATACGAAAGTAATTAACGCAACACTTTTAACACAATTGAAGCGACAGACAGCGTTACCTGCAGCTACTACAGAATGCCACGGTCCCTTTTGATTTTCGAACATGTTTGCGTAAAACGATTGCTTCGTTTCACTGGATCATTATTTCCGCGACCAATTCGCATTTATGTACACGGAATGAGCTGTACCTGTGGCGATCGTAAAATTCACAACAATTCGAATATCATTATCAGATAATATTAGTCACGTTTATCTACAGAGTTAAATGCAGTATGTAATAGACAAAAGAAAGTTTGGAATATTAATGACATTTTTTATCACGTTGGTAATAGTCGTCTGTTCTGTTCTAATATATCGCTCTTGTCAGATGTAAtaccattttataaaattacatcgGTTTCCGTACGTGTGCATTTATTGCATTATGTTCGTGGAATCATTTttcactttattttattaatcattcgtATCATCTTTTCCAGAGACACcgagtaaaatatatattacgtgTATAATCCGGGGAATACAACGTACCGTGTCTTCTACTATAAGAGAAAAAACGTGTTTAAATAATGGTCTAACAAATTTAGATAACAATGTTCAGGTAATAGAGTATTCTATCCataatgaagtattacttcgtGGGAAAAGGTGTCCAGCTTGTAATATACAAAGACACGCTTCGTTCTAGATATTCTTATACATGTTACACACGTTAGAAAGTAGTCTACTAATTAACGAAACAATATTGTATAATCGTCATTCCTCCAACAATACGTATGAATGAAGAAACGAACAGATCGTCTGTGTATTACGCTCTATTTGATGAGAATTTAAAAGCGAttcattaaattgaaaaatatgtatgatCTGTAATGTGGACATTGAGAAATATCGGTGAAACTCCAAGATTTGAAATCCAAAGTGTATTTAGGATCCACATTTACTTTACAAATATAGAATCAACAACTCGGGTTGATATTACTCGTGGtcaaagattaaaatataaaagatattgaaataataattgcaaaattattGATACTTTTGTATTGTTAGCTGTTTAGCGTAGATGTGAGTTTCCGTTTCGTCACGTCAAGAACGTCGACCCTTTCTACTCGAAATATACATCGAGCTCGTATTCCACTTTCAGAAAGGTGTAACTCGAATTAAATTCGTGCCACatcgaaataatatattgGAAAAAATTTCAAGTAACTTGCTACAAAATTTCCTTCTCTACGACCTACTTCGCTCGATTCAAATTCTGCTTCCGCTGGAAGAAGAGATGGATGATAATAGAAATTCTGATCTTTTAAGACCCACCACGATATGTCTTCTCAAACTCAAAAGGGATGAACCACGCGAAGAATATCAAGAAATTTCCGTGATCAAGAACAAGATCAAAAACCGAACACCAATTGCACTTTCATTTTTCAGAACGAACCGCAACATCGACGTTGCACTAAACGCATTCGAAACGACCGGCAACTACACACCACGGAAATATCGCAATTTGCTGCTGTGAAACGTTGGAAGATTACAAAAAATCTCGTGAGATCGCTcgaaaaattctcaaaattcgcGCGTTAACCAAAGGGATACTGCCTTTAATTTCGCCACTCGGATAGATTTTCCATTGGCGGAAAAAATTTCTCGGTTGTATGTCGGGCAGAGTTGATTTACAGCGGCCGAGGTTTCTCCGATGGTCGACTGTTCCACGGACCGGAGCAATTCTGTCGGTTCGTGCCGCGGGGACTCCGCGTCGTGCTCACACTTTGCCGCCGAATTTCACTTTTTATTCGCTGCAGCCAGACGCAAATGCATCCGTGgagttaaattattattttgcaacGGAAGTCGGGGAATAAACCCCGCTGTACCTGAGCCACGCGCTCAATGAAACTTGGAAAAGCTGCAGAACGATGGAAGGGGTGGAAACAAAGAACGCAGCGCATGACGTCCAACCATCGGCCATTTATACCTTCGCGATATTGTGCATCGTGGCGAGGAGAACGGGGTAGAGCCAGCAGAAAAAAGCGGGGAGAAAGAATTAAGTAAGATTAAATTGATAAGCTGCATAACAGACAACGTCAAAGTGGCGTTCCCTTATCGAACTTTTATATCTCGGGCAAGATTATCGTCACGGAGATCGACCATGTTACTTTCGTGTTCGCCAAGTGTACGACCCGATAAATATGCGAGCGAGATGCGATTTCGTTAGTAATTTTACAACATTTTAACAGAATATTTCGATGATCGCGATAGAAACTgctgaaataatataattatccgTTGTCCGAAATATTTGCGTAGATTTGTTTAAAATGACTATAGACACAAAATATAATGAccattaaattaatgaaattgtaGTAGtgggaatatttatatttcttgtttGGGGATTGCGATGAATCAGTTTAATTAAATCTGTTATCCGATTGTTAAACGTCATTatcgttttatcgaaattatattagaaattacGTGAATTAATTCTACGTTTATATCGATCACAGTTTTAACGACTTCGGCGAAAAAATAAAGTATCAGTTTGTACGTACATCATGCTTATCGAACTGTCATGTGTTTTATTGGATAACGGATAACgcgaattaaaattactaCGGCCGTATCAAAAAAtgtggaaaaattgaaaataacgtATTTACTACATTATCTACGATATATTCTTCTTATCTTTCTAGGCCGCTTCTATAAGAAAGCTCTATAATGTAAGCATAATTATGATCAGCCGGAGATACAGCAGTACGTACACTTTGGCCTAAGAGCAGTTTAGCGTAcgaatttacgattatttttctttctaaatattcatatttcacGATGACCCCGTTTCTACAAAGATTTTACATACTTTCgttaaaatcaaaagaatattcGAAACAGCTATTTTTCTCATAGAGTGCCTATAGTTTTACTAAAATTAACAAGAATACTTCCGCTTCGCCATCTTCGCTCTTTATTAAATGTCACGGCAAAGTGCATCCTTGcgttacataaatttatgcgctatttaaaataactatATCATCATACGCATAAACGAGATGTCCAATATTTTGAAAGTTGCGTTACGTAAACCAAATGCTtctaaaaaatgaaactttaataatattatatatttactttttatatttagtattttatattttatccagTTCGTGAATTCAGCCTAATCTTCAATTATCTTGAGTGATATGCACAACTTTATTAAAACTAAACATGAAATTTtgctaataataaatatgttaattcGATGCTgtcctatttcttttttttttttttttttcttcgttgaaaCTACTTTCTCAACCGTTAGATTGTTACTGCCTGACTGAAATTCACTATGACGCTTCAATCTTGTTACTTCAGCACCTTTTTCTTCGGTTAGACGTCGCAGGAAAATGCATCTTtccatattataaatttataacgttattaacacAACGcttcaaatagaaaattctaataatctattgttaataaataccaagcaaatattcttttgataaaattcGAGAAAATTATAGCTTCGGCAAAAATTAATAGCGTAACTGTCTCATCGCTGAACGTCGTAGAAAATTGTATCTCTTTAATCCACTACTGCGACGTAACTGGATAATACACATCTCATAATAGAATATCGCcgtttgatatttattgacAATCATGCTTTAATAAGTGCGATTGAAAAAACGCGTTCCATTGTTCTCTGTTCATTATTATCCACACGCACGATAGCACCGTATCATTAAACGTAATAGAAAcaacatttattgaaaaactGGAAATTGATTCTCGCTGAGATATTGCAAGGAAATAATCCTATGGAATAATCCTAAGGAATAATCCtaagttacaaaatattgcCATCGATGGCGATCGATAGCTTGATAAAGTCAATAAGTTTTGAATATCAAACGTtgcgtttatatattttatataaaataaacacgTTTATTATTgacaattttccaaatttatacGCGGACAATAAATCGTTAACTATTAAGTTGCAGTATACGAAATTCAAGACTTTAAATGGCCCATAAGTTGTCAAATAAATGTGAAACCCTTTCCAGTTAAATGAAAGTTTCAGCTTAAATTTCGAGATTCAGCTTCTCGTtcgtaagaataaaatttattcaaggggaagaaaggaagatatAAAACACGGTAAAATTAATCGTCTCAGAAACCCTGGACCAACGAACGTTCTCATCTTGACGACTGTAATTTTTCGATTTAAAGAAATACGGTGAGGCTAATCGACTGTGCAGTCGTTGGAAAACCTGTGAAACTAAATCTGATAATCAGAAAATCAACGCTTCGTTTACCACGATAACTTCGAATAGAACGAGACTTTCCCGATGACCGGAAAAGAATCACCGGAAGCGATCGCTGTGCTCATTGCGGCGCAACTCCGGCAAAGACGACCATTAGCTCGAAGTATGCAGAATTTTCAAACGCGTTAACTTGCTCCAATATTTCGCCGCCCTAAGACAACTTTCAAACTGAAGTATTTGCCATAATTGAAGGTTCGAAATGGCAAAGGCGATAAGTGGCTTTGGTGATTTCAGGTGTTcgagtaacgtcatatatgCGTGGAAGGTTGAAAGGATCGCaaaatttttgacaaaatatgGCAGTTTCGTGGCTTTCTAGAAGCTTAAAAGCCTTCAGCGACGATAGCGAATTTTCCAAACAAATTTCCAAACAAAGTTTAGAATCGTCTAATTTTATCGTTGCGTCGATATCGTCAAATGCCACCGAttcgtttatatttcaataaatttttgtattaagaaACTACGcttcttcaattttaaattcctTCGATTCTTCCAAAAGACTTTTTCCTTAAAGTAGGTACATCACAATTTTTAAACTACCGTCACGTAGCAAACATGATTTCTTGACTTAATAAACTGGCTAATTAACCAATTGCAAGGTTAAATTGTCTGGAATGCGCTTTAACGTTGCAGAgttcttaaattttcttcgCGATAAAGTAATCTCAAGACTACTCGACtatgtttgacgagtatagTCGCTCGCATCGAAAACGTATACAATTACTTCAAGTACGATAAAAAACcatttaaatatcaaagtaATAATTCATCGGCGTGTACGTAATATGTAAGAAACAGTAGGATAAAACTTATTAAAAGTTTATCTTGTCTCGATCGAATATAACACAAGAACATATCCGTCTATTATTCTAAACGCTTTTCAGATATCTTTCCGTCTTTGCTCGCTACTCAACGTCCATTTCTACAGCTATCCCAACGCTATTCTCACCTTTCGATTCGAAACGAGCTCggtaataaatcaaattaattcCGCTGCGTTCAACAAAAGATAAAACTAGCTTCCATTCTTTACCAACAAACCTACCACCGCGTTAAAACCGTTCGAAAAATCTTTTCCCGACTATAATCCCTCCACTTCCTCGATTTCTTCAACGTCACTCTCTGCTCCGATCGTGCGAAACTAGGATAAACCTATTTTCCCCGTTGTATCACTCGGAACCACAAAATCACTGATTCGTGTACGATTTCAAATGTCTCGAAATTCGAATCGTCGGACGCGTCGGAACAATCGTCGCAGGTTTGCGCGATTTCCACGCAAAAGCGTCGAACGAACGTCGCTCAAAAGCTTTGATAAAAGTATTCTCTGCACCTACCTGGATGAGCCGAGCTGGATCGTCGAAGTGGAAGTCGCGAAGTAAACGCGATGAAACGAAGGAGTCAACACACGAGGGCGACAAGACGATACTGCGACGACGACAAAGACAACGAGGAGAAGCTGCAACTTGGCCGATTCGCGATCGagtggaagagaaaaaaaagacgaaTCGAGCGGGCTGATCACCGTGAACAAACAGCGAACGAGCGCACGACGCGATTGACGGACAGATGAAGCACAAAGTGCGCGCAGCGAGCTCCAGCTTCTCCTCTTTATACCCTCGAACTTGCACCTGTGCTTGCGCAGATCGGCCTCTTAAGCTTCGTCCACTCGGTTTCTTCGTCCGTTCGGCACGGGCCACCACGTGCTCTACTAAACGCGCCGTGTATCGATGCCTCGTGGATATTTCGAATCGAATCTTTCACGTTTTTCAACGATTCCTCGATTCTCGCTTCAACATTTACCACCGACCACTGCACGGCGCCCCATCTTTCAACCTCGCGTTGCTTTCCTCTCCGCTTTCCAGTGCTCTCCATTTTTCCACGAGTAGCTGTTTGacttttctatatatttcagCGAACTTTGATGACAAAGGGAGACTGGAATTAAGCGAATAAGAAAGTAAAGCGATCGGTTTAGAGAAGCAAGGGTGGCATGATAATCGAGAAGTTTTGCTGGATAATGTGTGGAGTCCGGCGCAAGTTTCAACGTATACGTTGATAAATCAATATCAAAGGAAATTAGCGAAaataatggaatttttttttaaataaaataaaatacaaattttaagaaacataTCCGAACGAATCGAAGTAAATCTTTTTACACGCATAAATGTTCAGTACGACCGATGTCCGCTTCGATAAATTCTTCGAGTAACGAGATAATATTTggataaaattcaaaaattaattagataaGTAGGTAGAAGTAATCGCAGGTTGTGTTTTGGCAATTTGTGGCTAAGTTTAtgaataattagaattttttttttgtctccaccttttcctttttatttctttgcgtTGACCTCGCGGACCAGGATGGGCAATTAGCCAAGGACCCAGTTTTAGGCAATGTGCGCCACGATACGCACATAATTTCCAGTCTGTTGTTTAATAGCGGCTTCTTGCACACCGTACCACCACACATATTTTCGATTACGCTCACACGGAATATATAAACGTCTTGCCGACTCTAAAATTCTAAACACCAAATAAAACATAGCCCTTTGAACAACGCAAAGCTGTTTAAGATTTTAAGCAGAAACGCGATGGCTGCACGCGAGAACACGTATTTCACGCTCAAAGTAGACTATCATAGgaattattctttcatttattCCGAATTAGCACCTCTCGtggtaaatattaataaatctccTCTGGCAACGGTTCTTTTTATCCTAATTTCAATGCGTTCAGATACATCGAATATACCTAAGATATCCAATTTTTTCATCCGTACGTATTATTCCGTGTAAAAGTTAACAGGCGACGTAGCGGCAACTTCGAAGCTTCTCTTTTTATCAAAAGCCATTTTATCGCTCGAGATTCTCGTTCGCTAAATATTTATGCTTTATCAGATTGCAGCATAGCgcaaaataaagaatttattttgtaattttaaggTGTACTTTTTTCGTACACCCTTTTTTGGCCTCGTCCCAAATTAATACACCGAGTGAATAAATAATGTGAGCTGGCTATAGATTCGCGGCACCCCGAAGATCgactaaaattt is a window encoding:
- the LOC141445869 gene encoding uncharacterized protein isoform X1 codes for the protein MLESGTSMRIVDFIDNCNYRTIRSQRIAEQKYLCRIRSSFTATKQGMTSFYLLLLFPIRPGRVSFSCYDQLNYTLIARTNIQLRVHLRGEAREIRVNILLIDYWTDQNRQG
- the LOC141445869 gene encoding uncharacterized protein isoform X2; this translates as MLESGTSMRIVDFIDNCNYRTIRSQRIAEQKYLCRIRSSFTATKQGMTSFYLLLLFPIRIS